The genomic region TGCCCAACAGCAGAGGCCACACCTTCAAACACCTTCTTTGGCTCCATGGCCAACACCCGCCCATTTTCCCCTGTGGCCACCTTCTTTTGAAGCGCCACCATTCGGCCACCATTGGCAAAGAGCTGGAATCTCAACGGCGAGTCCGCACCcagacgaggaagaggaaacaTCATGTTCACGCTCCCAGCAGCGAAAACGTCACCACCGACGGAATCAGCGCCGTCATGGGGGCCGAGACCGCCGAGCTTGAATCCGCGGACGTCAGCAGGGCCGCCAAGTTGGAACCGGTCGTTGATGCGGCTTGGACAAGCTGGAGCGGCAGGGTTGTAGCCCAGTGCTAGGGGGTAGAGAAGACCAACACGGACACCCCCGCCGATGGAAACACCTGATTTGGCCTGCGAGCCGGGCAGGGATAATGGGATAGCACCGGACGTTTCGAGCTCGATTTTGGCAAAGGCCACATCACCGCTTAGGGGTCCCCAGCCGGCGAGCTCAGAGATGGTCTTGAGGAGATAGCCGCTTTGGGGGAGCATGGGGTGGTCTCGGCGGTCGAGAGTGTATGTGTGGCCTATTGAGGACTTGACGGAGTCACCTGCGTCGGCCCGAACGGTGGGAGAAGCCTTGGGGGCCAGGCCGGTCAACTGTCTCCATACCCCGTTGTACGTGACGGTGTGGGTAGCTTTGCTGTCGCTCAACCATGAGAGCTTAAGGCTGCCACCTGTGAGGTGTTCGTCATGGGATGCCCATGGCTTTTGTGTTGATGAGCGGAGAGCGTCCAAGGCCAGCCGTATGTCTGGGTTGGCGTTTAATGGGGTGGAGAAGCTGGCGTTGTAGGCTGATCTGGTGCGTGTGCCGGTACTGGCGTTGATGGACAAAGTCTCGGCACCACCAAAGATGTTCCGGAATACACCATTGGTGTAAGCGGAGCCTTCTGCATTGCCAAAGTCGGTGCCGGCGGTCAATACTAGTCTGGACTTCTCCTTGACGTTAATGGCAATGTCCAGCTCTGTCCTGTTGGGAGGAGCATCAGGCCGGTTGGCCTCGGAAATGAATGCCCCGAAACCGTCCTCTTTGAAGATATCTACGTGAAGGTCATGTTAGGCAATGGTTCTGAGTTCTTGATGAAGAGGCACAGACGCACCAAAACGGGAGAGCCGCCGGGTAGCGGCACCAACACGCTCCAAGCTCTCGCCGAGGGTCGAGGATAAGTTTTCGGGGTCCTCCACAAGAGGCTTGAATATACGATCGAGAATAGACCGGCGTGTATTTGAGGCGCCGTGCACTTCAATGGAGTTGATAGTAGCAGGGGTGAGAAGGTGCTCATCGAGCTGTGCGTGAGGGAGCGCTGTTAGTGACCCTGAGACAGTAAATTAAGCAGCCAAGAGCGCCGAAAGCAAATGTCTTGTACCATGTTCGATTTGCTATCGTAGGCCTGGTGTTGTGAAGGAACGGCGGCCTATGTGTGAGATTGGTGTGTTAATAGTCTTCATCCAGAGTCCCAGAGTCCGGCTGGCCAAACAGTAGAATGCCATTCTCTTGTAAACTTAcaccgctgctgccgggGCCGAGAGAGGCTCCCATGTTGTGAGTGAGGCTTGCTGTCACTCTGGTTTCGGAAGCTCTTCAGTAAGAGTCCCGGATTGGATTGGACAAGGGTCCGTGGGAATGGGGCACTCGAAAGGGGTCCACTTTAATCTTGGCTTCGGTGCATCGCTGACATAAGAAGGCGCAGGCCCCACTTCCTTTGATTCCTTCCATTCACCTTTAGGACCGGTGGGCCTGTCAGCCGCAACCCTCTCTTTGCCTTCGCCCTCCAACCTTGATTTCGTCACCCACGCTGCCACAAGCCTTTTATCCTCAGCCAACGTCCAGCGCATTCAACACTCTGTGCGCCCCTCTCTCTCTACAGTTTTGGGCCGTTTCAGCAATTACactgtctctctctcagcGCACCGTCACCGCCCGCCCGATCAGCCACGTCCCTCATTCCTCGTTCAAGATGGCCAGTCGTGCAGCGCACAAGCGCGTAAGTGTCTCTCACCGTCCTCCTGGCCTGGCCACATGTCTGTCGCTCGTGGGGGAAATGTCTGACTTGTTCCTCTTATCCAGTTGACGCGCGAATACAAGAGCATCTCTGAAAATCCACCTCCGTACATCCAAGCCCACCCCTCGGAAACCAATATCCTGGAGTAGGAACCGCCTCTCCCCCGCGCAAGCACAAGAACGGCTACTGACAAGCTTCTCTTACAGGTGGCACTATGTTATTACCGGTCCTGAGGACACCCCCTACCATGGCGGCCAGTACTGGGGAACCCTGATTTTCCCTCCCAACTACCCCTTCGCCCCACCAGCGATCCGTATGCACACCCCCTCCGGCCGGTTCCAACCGTCAAGCCGTCTCTGTCTTTCCATCTCGGATTTCCACCCACGATCATTCAATCCGGCCTGGGAGGTATCGACCATTCTGATCGGCCTGCTTTCGTTCATGACATCAGAGGAGATGACCACTGGGTCGGTGTCGGCTaccgaggccgagaggaGGATGTATGCCGCGCGATCTCGGTGGTGGAACTCGACAGGGGGCGGCTCGCACTTGAAAAGAGACAGCAAGGCTGGTAAAGGCAACATCAAGGCCGGGGATGGCGGTCTCAAGTTCAAGTCGGAATGGCCAGAAATTGACGCTGAAAACTGGGCGTGGATGCGAGAAAACAAGATTGATACGGCTACGgggatgaagatggttgAGGCGAACCCTGCTTCTTGCGGGCCCCAGCTCGGTATTGCTACCGGGAGCGGCCACCAAGCCCatgcggtggtggatgctGTCATTCAGCAACGAGAAGCAGGGCAAGGTTGGCTTCGCAACAACAAGATGCTGGTGATTGGAGGCATCATCTTTATTTATGTTCTGATTGCACGGCTACTAGGTGAGGGCACTCCATGAGTCTTGCAAAGAGGTTGGCGAGTTGGATGTTGGTTCGGGAATGCAGCGAGGGCCATTTAGGCAGGGAGGATGGTCTCTTTAACACTGGATTACCATGTTTTTTAATTGGGTTTCCTCATCTTGGGCCAAGGAGTTATGTTCCTCATTAGGCTTTGCTCAAGCTGTACTTCTATGCGGGAAATGGAAGGGTTTCTAGGCTTTCTGCTCGGCACATTTCGGCGGTATGTTCATTTGTAATATGGCTTTCAGCACAGTAAACAACACACAAATACGTAAGGCAGTTGTTGGCAGTGTATCTAAAGATCATACCATTCTTTTCTACTGAGTACCTGGCGCTCCAAATAAAAGTGGTACATTCTGTGGAACATGAAGTTCAGCCCTGTGGAGCAGTGAACACCAGGTGTGGAGCATCGGCTGAACAGGAAGAGTTCTAGTCCTACCCCAGATTCTCGGCCCCAACTTCACGCAAACAAAGACGCTGGCAGCAAGTGGGAGAAAAGACGACTTCTGATGTTTTAATTGAACAACTTGTTCTTCACCCTACTCAACACCCCTCCAGACTTGTCCTCCCGCGGGTGGTACGGACCAACCTCGAACCCCCACTCATTTACCTTTTCACATGTCCACAGCTTCCTGTTGACCTTGAAGCTATCTTCATCGTCTGGTCCATAGCGGGTATCATCATGGAAACATTCGCAAAGCCCGATAGTTCAGGCCATGCGTGTGATTCGTGCCAGAGTCACAGCATTTCACCCTGGTAGAGCGTAGCCACTCAGGGGACAGCTCCTGGCCATCAATGATGCGAAAAACCTTGGCTTTTGGCCGGATCTGTGCTGTCGACAAGCTCTGTATTCTTGGTCTCTTTGTAAGGCGTCTGTGTAGATTTCCTGTATTCTTTGCAAGGGTCGCCCTCTCTACGTTTGGGATTGTTGAGATTGGTCCAGCCGTAGATCTCGTTCTGGTGGTACTTTGCTGGATCCTTAGGGTCGTTGTGTCTCCGGTAGGACGGCTGGAGATGTAGGTTCCCAAGACTCTGTCCATGGCTGAtgttgtgatgatgtttgCTTATGGCTGAATACGTGGGTGACTAGGTATGGGTAATGAATGTCCACGCCGTTGAGAAAATAGATGCGGGTTCCAAATAAGAGAAGCAGAGATTTACGTTTCGTACAAGGTTGAAAGCCATCGCTCATAATTCGTGTTTGATTCAAACAAGGCACCTGTTCGCTAATCTTTGTTCCTGCTATCGCCTTCTGGACATGGCCACCAGTCCCCGATGCCCAACTGGAAGCTCAACAAGACAAAGCCGCTGAGTCATGCTTCAAATCATGGGCATGATGTACCATATCTATTAACTCAGGCATTCCTGTAAAGGTATCTCATATACTCAATAACCCTGCAAACAGCATTTGGCAACTAATTCCCAAGTTTGATTTGTAAAGAGCAGCTTATTTATTTCTCCACCGCAGGTCGTCCCTCAAATAGGCTGACCTGTGGAGCAGGAACTGTCTTATCATTAGAGATGTTAGCCAAACTAAGCCCATCCCGGACATAAAGCACCTGGCTCACACGTAATATTGTCGCACCCGGAGTTCCTAACTTCTTTTGCGCCTGGAATAATAATAGAGCGAACGAGAAATATACTCAGCAATATAATTTCTATTGATTGCGCTATTCCAGCCCCACCACGGAGCCCACTCGTCTGAAATGAGCAGTCAGCATGGACATTTCACAACAGAAGAAGGTGCGGGACATACACTCAGCCGGTGCCCATAAAGGAGTGGCATTCAATAGGATTACTCTTCCATTTGGACCTCGAGACATCCTAACATTGTCATCTCATATATTGCCCTGAATGAGAACTGGCGTGACTTGCGTCATAGGCCCCAGAAGCCGGCCAACAACTCCGTTGAGCATTGCCTGACAGAGGGTATTGAACCTAGGGTTGGTACGGCCATGGAATCTCTTCTCTTGCTCAATGGTTTGCCTCAGGCTCTCCTTGAAGCAGACGGCCCAACTGTCATGCATTGTGTCCCATTGCTCTAATGTGCCATCGTATCGGATGTTCTGAGATGCAAACTTGCCGGTTATGGCTGGAGGCTGTCTACCTCTCGTTCTCCGATGAAGTGAGAGGATAACCGGAATAATCCGGGCTTTGCTGGGTATTTTGGTCGGTGATTGGCGTCCACTCGCTGACTGcactccatcttcttccaccaccccacctaTATCGAAAGTGATCAAGCGGTCTTGGTATATGCTGCGGTATCAAGTTGAACAACTGTCTTGCAGCATGTAAAATGGCCCGGATCACATCTCCGGCATTTTTCTCGTCACAGAACGTCAGATGACATCTTCTACGTCGCTGGTCGAGGCCCCTGTATTGTAGCACACCCCCAACCTGAGCGAGATGCTTTGAGGTAGAAATTGCCATTAGTACGGGGGAAGAGCCGGGACAAGTCTTGATATTTGGTGAGCGTGATAGCTACGATATACGAAAAAGGGCACAGGCTTACGGCTCCTGAGCGGGGGGTCAAGTGGTTCTCAACCCATCTTGTTCTAGGTTGATCACGGCAAGCTGTTGACTCtattgatggtggtggcattGTTGAAGGGGAAAATGATAACATGAAAATGCTTGAGGATTTGGTATCAAGCAATGCAAAAATGTTGAGGTTATCAGGAAGGAAGGCATACTGTGTTTTGGGCAACCGAGGAGGCCTCATGGCACGGGAATAACTAATCGCACCTTCCCAGCACAAAACTGCACAAACTGGAAGAGAGACCCATACTGTTGGATAAACACAACCGCAGCTGGGGTAAATTTCCCATTTTCATCATGATtgggcaccaccaccaccatcatacATATGTATCAAAACACCACTCTTACCTTACTCGCAGCCAATAACCATttttcaccacctccaaacccctTCAACAAAGATGCCTCCCCAACCATACACCactcaccccctcaccaccaactggCAATTCCACCGCCTGGGAGACCCCCCCACAAAATGGCATCCcgtcccccacctcccctcagACATCCACACCGAACtcatcaactcctccctcctccctcaccccttcctcGACCTAAACGAACTCGCCATCTCCTGGGTAGCCGACCAGACATGGATCTACCGCCTCActttccccacccccgcccacAACCCCGATGCCGTCATCGACCTtgtctttgaaggcctgGACACTTTGGCGACAATCATCCTGAATGGCCGGGTAATCAAACAGACAGACAAcatgtttgtttgttgcaGAGTGAATATTAACGATTTTGTCgcgggggaagaagagaacaTCTTGGAGATTACCTTTGATAATGCCCGGGAGAGGGGTTTACAGTTGGTGAAGGACCATCCGGAGCATGAGTTTATTGTGCACCAGACCGAAGTGAGCAAGGGCCCGGTGAGGAAGGCTCAGTGCCActggggatgggattgggggCCGACACTCATGGCGTATGGGCTTTGGAGGCCGGTCAGGATAGAGGTGTATGAGAGTaggattggggaggtgaCGGTGAAATATAATGTTGATTTGagcgaggggggagaggagccGGAGGTGGAGATTGGGTTGTGGGCTGGGATTGTTGGGCGGGCAGGGTGGGCAGAGGTGGAAGTTGGCTTTGAGGGGAGAAAAATGGTTGCTTTCACAGGAGAACAGGGGAAGTTGATCAAGAATGGGGAGCATCCTGAGACGTGGGAATATTCAGCATCGATGGTCAGGTTGGAAGGTGCAAAGCTGTGGTGGCCGAGAGGGTACGGCGGTCAGAATTTGTACGACGTGCGAGTGAAGATTTTCGATGCCGAAGGCGGGACGGTTCTGGCAGAGCATAATCACAGAGTCGGGTTCCGCAAGGCAGAGTTGGTCCAGGAGCGGGATCGGTATGGACAATCGTTTTACTTTGGGGTCAATGACATCGATGTGTTCGCTGCTGGCTCGAACTGAATTCCTGCCGACTCCTTCCTGTCACAAGTTACCCCCGATCGGTACAGGAATTGGCTACAGAATGCGGTTGCGGGGGGTAATCAAAACATGATccgggtttgaggaggaggtctgtACGAACAATGCATTTTATGACGCCTGTGACGAGTTGGGAATCCTGGTTTGGCAGGATTTCATGTTTGCGTGCGCCTCCTACCCGACGTACCCCGAATTCTTGAAGTCAATCGAGATGGAAACAAGACAAGATGTTACACGTCTCCAAAGCCACCCTTCGATTGTGTTGTGGTGCGGCAGCAACGAAGACTATCAAATTCAAAAGCGATACCAGCTCGACAACAATCGTTCAGACAACGACCCAGAATCCTGAAGAGCTCATTCCCGGCAAGATACATTTACGAAGAGCTCTTACCCCGGATCGTCAGGGAGGAGTTACCCTGTCCAAACACTCTTCTGTACCACCCATGAGTCCCTTTGGAACCGGTGCTTCAACCACTTTGGAAGTAGATCCTACCGTGGGAGACATACACCAGTGGAACCTTTGGCATGGCGAGGCAAAACCATTTCAGTGCCTACCCGAAATGGGCGGGAGGTTTGTCAGTGAGTTTGGGATGGAGACCTATCCTCACTTTGAGACGGTGCAAAGATTCGTTAACGACCCCAAGGAACTCTATCCAGGGAGCAAGACGCTAGACTTTCACAACAAGGCCATCGGTTACGAAAGGAGACTTATGGCGTATCTTGGAGAGAATTATCGGCTCGTTTATGATATCAAGGGGTTTATCCACCTCACGCAAATCTTGCAAGCCGACTCCATGGCTACGGCGTACAAGTCCTGGAGAAGAGCTTGGCAGACACAAGGAGGCAAGGGGAGAaaatggggaggggttcTTGTTTGGCAGTTGAATGATTGCTGGCCAACAATTTCATGGGCCGTGGTGGATTACTATGGTATCAAAAAGCCAGCTTGATACGCCATGAAGCGCGCGTTGGCTCCTATTGCACTGGGAGTGAGCAGGGCATTTTGGGATTGGACAATGAGACCAGCGGATAATTTGTGGAAGAGACACACTGGTCATGTTGATCCGACCTTGTCGACCAAAAAAGTGGTGTATGATGTGTGGATGTCGTCTGATAGAACTACTCACCCGAACAAGGAAAATATAGAGGCAATAGTGAGGACCAGGTTCATATCAGTTGCTACTGGGAAGGATATCTTATTTGATATCCCTGAATCAAAAACAGTATCGATTAAGCCGAACGGGGTTACTGACGTTTCGCTGAGTTCGGAACTCAACTGGGGAGGGAAGCAGGAGGAACCAATTGTGATCTACGTTTCACTCTGGATCAACAACGAGAAAGTAAGCAGCGATTGTTCCTGGCCAGACCCTATCAAGTACTTGGACTTGAGTGAGAGGGGGTTTCGCCTGGAGTACCTGGCAGAAAACGAAGTGACGATCCGGACAACGAAGCCAGTGAAGGGATTTGTGTTCTCGGAAAAAGACGGAGTTAAGCTGAGGGATAATGGCTTTGATGTCGTCCAAGGGGAAATTGTGACGGTGCAACTGGAGGGGCTAAAGGTTCGAGAGCTGGAATGGACGTTTGTTGGACAAGGGCAGTGAGTTGATTCTCTTCCATGTCCACCTTGGCTGGCAATTTTGTAGCCCCCGCGAATCATCGGCCTCGCCCGCGACTGATTATGGGGAGAATATGATGTATCAGCTTCGAAATGTTTCACAAGAGACGCCGTATTCCCCGGTTGACGGCATCCTCTGGCATGAGGCGGGTGTCAACATCGAAAGAGCTGTGCAAGAACTATATTGGCACATTGAGTTATCTACTTGTGACACGCTTTTCTTCACCGGTTGCTATACACACTCTCGAAAGCGGCCTTCGTATCCGCTTGAGTAAATTGACCTGTTGGTGAACCTCGGCATCCATAAGACCCCAAAAGCGAGGAACACAAGATGCCCAAGAATTCGGCGGAAATGGTGGCCAACAGTTCTAATAGGAAGACTTACCGGTGCATGCTCAGGATATGTTGTACAAGGCAGAGAGATGTGGCCAGTCATGAGTGTGGATGCGGTACCCTGGCTCAGGTATTGGCTCGCTGCTGGTGCCCTCTCGCTGTTGCGACCTCTGAGTGCAACAACAGTGTCCCCCATggggttgaagatggtggcaAACACATGTCGAGCATCGGAGATGCCAAGAACCGCCCGGTTTCGGTTACAGTGTGGCGCATCTCGAATGTCTTTCGAGACAAGCACATACAATGGGCTgtgtcccccccccccccgcaACCCCGGAAATATGAGTGGTAGGTAGCCAGGTAGTGTCAGGTGGTATTTTTTGTTGCCGGAACTACAAGCTTTGTGCCCCTATTGGTCATCCATGGGCAGCACAGTTCGATCTACCGTGACGTATGGGAAGCACAAAAGAGAAGAGTGGTTGAGAAGGCAGGCAGGACGAGataggagggggggggctaGAAGCAGAACAAGCCCGGCTGCATGAGATAGAAAGGGATGGCGTCCGGCAAGGAGTTTGGAGCATCCGTTGTGACACCACCCATCTCGAGTCTAGCGGGTCAGGAgtcagaagaggaagagggagaagggcaAACATTGACGCCACTTGCTGTCTACCCGGTTGCCCCTCAACGCCCGCTTCTGACAGGAAGCGAGACCGAGGCGTGAATGGAGCATTAAGTATCAGATGACCCCATTCCCCCCACGGCGGCATCAGCGGTACGAAACACCTGCCAGAAGAGGGAATAGAGCCAGCCCTCTTTTCTCTGTTCGACCCGGAAGGCAAGAGAGATGCCGAAGTGCGCGGCCCGTGGCTCGGCTGCCGGTTGGTGCCCGCCCCAGACGCACGAAGCCAAGCAACGGGACACCGAGCCGTGTTACACAGAACAGGCAGGCAGACGACCACCCACACCAGGCCATCATATATGCCACACCATCTTGGATGATCGTATGGCTGCGGATTGGTTCCCGCAAGCGTCCCTCAGGGCCGAGTTTATCTACTCTCGACGCCCTTTCGAACTTGCATTGCATATGCTGCCCCGCTTTCACCTTCTATCTAAGGCCGTACCGGTGATCTGTTGTCATGCAGTGTCTCGTCTTGACGACGGCAGATGTTTGGTGATATGTGATATCGGAATGATAAGGCTCCATTCATGACCAGGTGACGAACACAAGCTATCGAATCAGCTATTCCTTCTTCCTTGCCAATGCCCGAATATGTATGAGTGCATGCATGATCTCTTTAAAGGACCAGATTCTGATGCTGATTGCTTCCTAGCCCGGCTTTGGGGTTGTAACCGGCGAGGAGCGGCCACTGAGCTGGCCGCGTTGAGGATTGATGGGGTCGTGCCGTGATATTGATGTGATATGTGAGCAGCACAAGTCATTGGCTCCTGAGCTGCGACTGTGTAGGAAAAGAGCTGCAGACAACCAAGGGTTGTCTTGGACAAAGTCGTAACATGGACGCCACTTGATTGGAACCGAGGTTGGCTAGAAGCTCTTGCATATCATGATCGGTGCGGTTGAGGATGAGTCGGGAAGTTGGTTCGGTAGtctggagaagagggggcCGACAGCCTCAAGTTGGGGGACGGGCTTGTGTATAAAACTCTGGACTTCCTCCAGCTTCCCTCCATCCTATCCTTTCCAACTCAGACCTCTTTCGGTATACACACCAGCTCATTATCATTTACCACAATCACAAAGATACACACGAGACCATCAGTCGACAACCGTCAACCACACTCCTATAACATGCCTTCCCAGTGCAATTGTACCTCGTGCTCCTGCACCTCCTGTGACAGCTGCAGCTGCTGCGTGAGCCAAGCCAGTGTCTTTCACAAAGCTGAGATGGAAGCTGACATAATGCTTGCTCCAGTCCCACTAAACCCCACGAGCCCTCAGCAGTGcctgatgaggaagatggaacTGTTGATCACCCGGCCAATTGCTAGAACGAGGTTTCGATAAGAAGTAGTAATATCAACCAGGGATCGAAGGAGGGAAAAGGCCGAGAATGAAGAGTACTTGATCTTGTATTATTTCCTCCAACTCCTGCAATGTGGTATCATTGCTGTGAACCAAGCTCTATGTATTTGGGTATCATCTGTTCGTCATTCCTGTATACCGATTGCCCCCATCGAAATGCTATTAAATCCTGTATGTCTTCTGGTCAATATACCATTATTTAGGAACCTTTGTTGGCGCCCAGTCTGCTAGCCAACCCCGTGCCTTGCTTAGATTCCCACCCTCTGCCTCCATGGCAGCTGTGCACCATTCGAGATCCCATACgccctcagcagcaagcatCTCGGCCGTTTTCTTCCGACGTTGCGATGCCTCATCGACACAAAAGTGCATGCGTTGACTGTGGTCAGTGATCGCCTCGAGAAGCGGTTTCACCAACGGCAGCGCAGTCG from Podospora bellae-mahoneyi strain CBS 112042 chromosome 4, whole genome shotgun sequence harbors:
- a CDS encoding hypothetical protein (EggNog:ENOG503NUW7; COG:M; BUSCO:EOG09263DQH), which gives rise to MGASLGPGSSGAAVPSQHQAYDSKSNMLDEHLLTPATINSIEVHGASNTRRSILDRIFKPLVEDPENLSSTLGESLERVGAATRRLSRFDIFKEDGFGAFISEANRPDAPPNRTELDIAINVKEKSRLVLTAGTDFGNAEGSAYTNGVFRNIFGGAETLSINASTGTRTRSAYNASFSTPLNANPDIRLALDALRSSTQKPWASHDEHLTGGSLKLSWLSDSKATHTVTYNGVWRQLTGLAPKASPTVRADAGDSVKSSIGHTYTLDRRDHPMLPQSGYLLKTISELAGWGPLSGDVAFAKIELETSGAIPLSLPGSQAKSGVSIGGGVRVGLLYPLALGYNPAAPACPSRINDRFQLGGPADVRGFKLGGLGPHDGADSVGGDVFAAGSVNMMFPLPRLGADSPLRFQLFANGGRMVALQKKVATGENGRVLAMEPKKVFEGVASAVGQLGNGLPSVAAGFGLVYAHPMARFELNFSLPLVLRRGEEGRKGLQVGVGISFL
- the UBC6 gene encoding Ubiquitin-conjugating enzyme E2 6 (EggNog:ENOG503NVE0; COG:O), with translation MASRAAHKRLTREYKSISENPPPYIQAHPSETNILEWHYVITGPEDTPYHGGQYWGTLIFPPNYPFAPPAIRMHTPSGRFQPSSRLCLSISDFHPRSFNPAWEVSTILIGLLSFMTSEEMTTGSVSATEAERRMYAARSRWWNSTGGGSHLKRDSKAGKGNIKAGDGGLKFKSEWPEIDAENWAWMRENKIDTATGMKMVEANPASCGPQLGIATGSGHQAHAVVDAVIQQREAGQGWLRNNKMLVIGGIIFIYVLIARLLGEGTP
- a CDS encoding hypothetical protein (COG:G; EggNog:ENOG503NYRF), giving the protein MPPQPYTTHPLTTNWQFHRLGDPPTKWHPVPHLPSDIHTELINSSLLPHPFLDLNELAISWVADQTWIYRLTFPTPAHNPDAVIDLVFEGLDTLATIILNGRVIKQTDNMFVCCRVNINDFVAGEEENILEITFDNARERGLQLVKDHPEHEFIVHQTEVSKGPVRKAQCHWGWDWGPTLMAYGLWRPVRIEVYESRIGEVTVKYNVDLSEGGEEPEVEIGLWAGIVGRAGWAEVEVGFEGRKMVAFTGEQGKLIKNGEHPETWEYSASMVRLEGAKLWWPRGYGGQNLYDVRVKIFDAEGGTVLAEHNHRVGFRKAELVQERDRYGQSFYFGVNDIDVFAAGSN